CGCGGATCGCCGCGGAAGCGGAGAGGAAAACCGATGGGGAAATCGATTAGAATATGACCTTGAATACACACGGGGGACGAAGAGTTCTCGGAAGACGATTTGGAGGCCAGGAAGATGGATGAAATAACGAGTTTCTTCGCTCACGGAAGTCGGTGGGTGCGGGCTGACTTTCATCTGCATACCCGGTGGGACAAGGAATTTAAAGACGCGGGTACCGAGCAGGATTTCGTGGTGCGATATGTTGCAGCGCTGAAGCAAGCGGACATCCGGGTTGGCGTTATCACCAACCACAATAAGTTCGACCGAGACGAGTTCAGGGCACTCCGGAAAGCCGCAAAGAAAGAAGATATCTATCTAATGCCCGGGGTTGAGTTGTCGGTCAAAGATGGGCGAAATGGTATTCATACGCTGGTGGCATTCCACGAGGCCTGGGCCGACAACCGTGAAAATGCAGATCACATTAACAGCTTCATCGGGCTGACCTTCGCGGGTCAGGCGGGCTATGACAACAGCAATGCCCGATCAAATCACGATCTCCTGGAAACGATTCGCGAACTGGATAAGTTCGAGAAGGACTACATGACGCTGGACGAAGTCGGACGCGGCGAACCGACCTTTATCAAAATCGGCGCTTTTACTTTTGAGGCGGTCCAGTTTGCCTTGAAGCCGGGGGCAGATCGTTTGTCCGACAAGGCCATTCAGAGGCAGGTTCACTCTTGGGTGCGATCAGTCAGCTTTGAGGGAGGCAGATTGGATGGAAAACGGATTGACCTTTCCGACGAGATGAACTGCTTAATCGGCATTCGGGGAAGTGGAAAGTCGGCCGTTCTCGAGTGCTTGCGCTTCGCGCTTGAATTGCCGTTGCCTGAATCCACAGAAGAGTTGGACCTTAAGTACAAGCAGGATCTTGTCCGGTTTGCCCTCGGCAGTGGCGGAAAGGTCGTGGTCGAGGTGGAAGACGCACAAGGGCAGCGTTACGAAATCCGCCGAATCCTGAACGAGCGAGCGGACATTTACTTCGATGGGGAATTGCGACCCGGCGTGCGCATACCCTTGAAGAATCCCCTATTCTTCGGACAAAAGGAATTGGTGAAGAGAGGCGAAGGTTCCGAGCGCGAACTCGTGGAACGCTTGCTGGGCTCGAAACTCGATGCCGTCCGCCGAGAGATTATTACCCAACGCCAACGGGTGTTGGACATAATGGCGAATCTCGACAAACTGAAAGAGTTGGACACGCTGGAGCAGGAGTACCAGAGCAAGAGGAAGGACACAGAGTTTCGTCTGGAGCTTTTTAGAAAATACGGCGTTGAGCAGCAGCTTCGGCGTCAGGTGGAGTTCAATGCAGACGTGACGCACGCTCGTCTCATCGTTGATGCTGTAGATGCATTTGTCCGATCTTTCGACTCATTTCTAAAGGAACAGGAATCTGAACTGGCCGCGCAATCCAAGCTTGAGTCCAAAGAAAACGCCGATGTCATCGCAGACATCAACGCTATCCTTGACCGGATACGCAAGGCTCCTGACAGCGCCCGGCAGGTTCTTACTGAGACGCGCAACGATGCGCGCGCCTTGCGGGAGAAACTTGCTGAACTGGAGCGTCGCCGCGAGGCACTCAAGGACGATTTCGCATCCATTAAGCGGAAACTGAGCGAGCAACTCCAACAAGCGGGTGGCGTCAGTATTCGTCCAGATGATTTCGTAAAGCTCAACACCGAATTACAGAGAGCCAAACTGGCACTCGAAGAAATAGCTAAGAGCCGTACACGAAAGGACGCTCTTCGAGACGAGCTTCTGAAGGAACTGAAGCGGCTTTCCGACATGTGGCACCAGGAGTTCAAGCAGATCGAGACGGAAATCAAGAAACTGAACGAAAGCCAAACTGCGCTTCGAATTATCCCCCAGTATAAGGGCGACAAGGTTGCGTTTCTGAAAGAGTTGCAGAATCATTTCCGCGGCAGCAAGCTCCGAGAGGCAACTTTGAAGGGCGTGCTGGATTCGCATGCTGATTTCATCTCGGTCTACGAAGCGCTGGATACGATCTCCAACAACCTTGGTGATTCGGGCGATGTGTTTCGAAGGTACTTCAATGAAGCCAAGGCATCCTTGCTCACTTGGCAGGTGCCAAACATCTTCCAAATCGAGTATCACGGGAAGGAGTTACGCGATCACTCGCTGGGGCAAAGGGCTTCAGCACTGATCCTCTTCATTCTTAGTCAGCGTGACAACGATGTAATCGTCATTGACCAACCTGAAGATGACTTGGATAACCAGACCATCTTTGAGGATGTCATCAAGTTGGTACGGACGCTTAAGAAGAGTATCCAGTTCATCTTTGCGACACACAACGCCAATTTTCCTGTATTGGGCGACGCGGAACAGGTAGGCGCGTGTTCTTTCGCCAGTGGAAGCGCTGACATCCAGGTCGGTAGCATTGACGAACCTCGGATTCAGAAGGCCATCGTATCCATCATGGAAGGCGGGCATGAAGCCTTCGCTCGTCGGAAGGAGATTTACCAGTTATGGAAGCAGTAGAACTGATTGAGGTTATCGGACGCGGTGAAGACAGTCGTTCGCAGTTTAAGCAGAACATTACGAACCCCGAATCTGTAGCGGGCGACCTTGTGGCCTTCTCCAACAGCAAGGGCGGCATGATCCTTATTGGGGTCAACGACCAAGGGACGGTTGTCGGGCTTTCGGCGGATGACATCCGCCGAATCAACCAACTGATATCCAACACGGCAACCGACCGCGTGCGGCCCTCGATCAACCCCACAACCGAGAACCTCTCTGTCGGAGGGCTGCTGGTCATGGTCGTCACCGTGCAGGAGGGTATCTCCAAGCCTTATGCCGACAACCATGGCGTATTCTGGGTGAAGTCGGGAGCGGACAAGCGCCGCGTGACTTCTCGCGAGGAAGTCCAACGGATGCTCCAAAGTGCCGATCTTATTCACGCGGACGAACTGCCCGTCGAGGGAACCACAACCGGCGACATAGATGTGGAGCACTTCAGCGGGTTCTTTGAAAAGATGTATGGGGAGTCCTTGGACAAGGCGCTCGATAGGGATGGCCTTTCATTGGGGCGCTTGCTGAACAATCTCGGTCTGGCGCGAGAAGCGACGCTCAATCTCGCCGGAGTTATGCTTTTTGGGCGCAATCCTCAAAGACATCGCCCCGCCTTCGTCATCAAGGCGGTATCCTTCGTCGGCAACGATCCTGCCGGTGACAAATACCGGGACAGCCAGGACATCGAAGGGTGCTTGCGTGATCTGTACAAGGGGACGATTTCCTTTCTCACCCGCAATCTACGGCGACTGCAAGACGAAAAAGGTTTCAATACGGAAGGCGATCTGGAAGTGCCCTCGGCTGCCTTGGAAGAACTTGTCGTCAACATGCTGCTGCATCGGGATTACTTCATCTCCGCGCCATGGCGGGTCATGTTATTTGACAATCGCATCGAGTTGATCAGCCCGGGGGCTCTGCCGAACAATCTTACCGTAGAGAATATTCGCAATGGCGTGTCTGTCATCCGTAATCCGCTAATCGCCTCCTTTGCAACCAAAGGCAACGAACTCCCCTATCGTGGCATCGGCACGGGAATCCGACGGGCACTGGCGGCTGTCCCGGCGCTGGAACTGGCATCCGACCACGAACGCAACTTGTTTACCGCACGCATACCACGGAGAGGACAATGATCCAACTCCGCTGAACAGGGACGTTCCTGCGAACTCCCGTTGAACCGGGACAGATCTGGGCCGGCATCGTCACGATCGGTGATGAAACCGTAACCATGCCGACGACCGTGTAGGAGCCTCATGAATATGCGCGAAAAAATCGCCCGGCTGTTGTCCCCGCTTCTGGATGTCGCGCTCCGGAGCCGGACGACGGTGAAATCTTTCTGACCCTCGGGATCTTTATCTCGGCGAACCACCTCGCCTACCTGATCCGGTTCGAATTCAACGTGCCTCCTCTGGAAATGGGTGTTGCCCAAGTGGACATGGGTCGTCCCGGGCGCGTTCCGGGTCGTCTGGATGCTCAACCTGTACAACTTCATGGACGGGATCGACGGGCTTGCGGGGGGGAGGCGGCCGTAGCGTCTTCCTTCTTCTTCCTGGTCTTCGCCTGGTACGGCCAGTCCGGTTGGGCGGTCGCGAACCTGGTCGTGGCGGCGGCTTCGATGGGGTTCCTCGTGCACAACTGGCCCCCGGCGAGGGTCTTCATGGGGGATGCGGGAAGCGCGTTCCTCGGGGCGTTCTACGGGATGCAATCCGTGGTGGCCGCGCTGTCTACGCCTGTCCCGTTCCCTGTTCTCTTGTTGCCGTTCGCCAATTTCATCCTGGATACGACGTTCACGCTCTTCCGGCGGCTGATTCGGCGGGAGAAGTGGTACCAGGCCCACCGCAGCCACATTTACCAGAGAATGACCGGCCTCGGGATGACCCACGGGAAAGTCACTTCCATCGAATTGCTTGTGGTGGCCGCTTCCTGTGCCGCCGCCGCGGCCTGCATCCCGGCCAGCCCCGCGGTGCGGATCGCCTTGGTGGTTTCCGTGACCGCGGGGATCGCCTGCGGAGGTCTTTGGGTACGGGGCAAGGAACCCCAAAACCGGGACGTTCATGGGAACCACAGAACTCCCCCAGAACCGGGACAGACGTGAATCAATCGCCCCCGACGAGTTGCATTCGCCAAGTGCGAAAGCCCCCTCCCGGGGGTGCGCGGGGGTTGACAATGTGCGTCAATGACTCATAATGACGGCATGATCTTTTTCGAGACTTCGGCGTTTACCAGGCGAATCGTCGAAATCATGGAGGACGAAGAGTATCGACTGCTCCAGCTCGCCCTTATGAAGAAGCCGGAGGCGGGGGCAATCGTTCCAGGGGCCGGGGGGATGCGCAAGATCAGGTGGGGGATTCCGGGGCGGGGGAAACGAGGGGGCGCGCGGGTCGTTTACTACTGGCACGCCGGGGACGAACAGTTCTTTATGCTGCTCGCCTACACGAAGAACGAGCGGGACGATATGACTCCGGACCAGATGAAGGCGCTGAGGCGTCAGGTGAGGGAGGTATTTCGATGAGGAAGGAACTGTTCGACGAGCTGATCGAGAGCGTCAAGGAAGCGGGGCGAATCCGCCGGGGCGAGATTCCGCCGAGCAGGAAGTTCGTGTTCGCTCCTGTGGACATCCGGGCGATCCGGGAGCGGCTGGCTCGGACACAGGTGGAGTTTGCGTTGATGATCGGCGTCAGCGTCGGGAC
This DNA window, taken from Deltaproteobacteria bacterium, encodes the following:
- a CDS encoding AAA family ATPase, producing MDEITSFFAHGSRWVRADFHLHTRWDKEFKDAGTEQDFVVRYVAALKQADIRVGVITNHNKFDRDEFRALRKAAKKEDIYLMPGVELSVKDGRNGIHTLVAFHEAWADNRENADHINSFIGLTFAGQAGYDNSNARSNHDLLETIRELDKFEKDYMTLDEVGRGEPTFIKIGAFTFEAVQFALKPGADRLSDKAIQRQVHSWVRSVSFEGGRLDGKRIDLSDEMNCLIGIRGSGKSAVLECLRFALELPLPESTEELDLKYKQDLVRFALGSGGKVVVEVEDAQGQRYEIRRILNERADIYFDGELRPGVRIPLKNPLFFGQKELVKRGEGSERELVERLLGSKLDAVRREIITQRQRVLDIMANLDKLKELDTLEQEYQSKRKDTEFRLELFRKYGVEQQLRRQVEFNADVTHARLIVDAVDAFVRSFDSFLKEQESELAAQSKLESKENADVIADINAILDRIRKAPDSARQVLTETRNDARALREKLAELERRREALKDDFASIKRKLSEQLQQAGGVSIRPDDFVKLNTELQRAKLALEEIAKSRTRKDALRDELLKELKRLSDMWHQEFKQIETEIKKLNESQTALRIIPQYKGDKVAFLKELQNHFRGSKLREATLKGVLDSHADFISVYEALDTISNNLGDSGDVFRRYFNEAKASLLTWQVPNIFQIEYHGKELRDHSLGQRASALILFILSQRDNDVIVIDQPEDDLDNQTIFEDVIKLVRTLKKSIQFIFATHNANFPVLGDAEQVGACSFASGSADIQVGSIDEPRIQKAIVSIMEGGHEAFARRKEIYQLWKQ
- a CDS encoding type II toxin-antitoxin system RelE/ParE family toxin; the protein is MIFFETSAFTRRIVEIMEDEEYRLLQLALMKKPEAGAIVPGAGGMRKIRWGIPGRGKRGGARVVYYWHAGDEQFFMLLAYTKNERDDMTPDQMKALRRQVREVFR
- a CDS encoding helix-turn-helix domain-containing protein encodes the protein MRKELFDELIESVKEAGRIRRGEIPPSRKFVFAPVDIRAIRERLARTQVEFALMIGVSVGTLRGWEQGRRTPEGPAMALLRVASVAPETVANALLFKGAA
- a CDS encoding putative DNA binding domain-containing protein → MEAVELIEVIGRGEDSRSQFKQNITNPESVAGDLVAFSNSKGGMILIGVNDQGTVVGLSADDIRRINQLISNTATDRVRPSINPTTENLSVGGLLVMVVTVQEGISKPYADNHGVFWVKSGADKRRVTSREEVQRMLQSADLIHADELPVEGTTTGDIDVEHFSGFFEKMYGESLDKALDRDGLSLGRLLNNLGLAREATLNLAGVMLFGRNPQRHRPAFVIKAVSFVGNDPAGDKYRDSQDIEGCLRDLYKGTISFLTRNLRRLQDEKGFNTEGDLEVPSAALEELVVNMLLHRDYFISAPWRVMLFDNRIELISPGALPNNLTVENIRNGVSVIRNPLIASFATKGNELPYRGIGTGIRRALAAVPALELASDHERNLFTARIPRRGQ